TAGGTATATGAACTGTTAGTTTTTTTAATTGCTTGCTTACTTCATTTTTTAAAATATTGATTGCTTTTGGTTTTTCGTTTGTATTAAAAATTTCTCTTGAATTTATTTGGTCTCCGAATTTTACACAAACTTTTGAAGGATATTGAGAAGAATTTTGATACGTAATTCCAACAGGAAGAACCGTAATTTCTAAATCTGGATTACCCTCTAAAGCTCCAAAAACAATTCTCGTAAACCCTTTGCTTAAAGGTTGAATCGTTCTATCTCTACAATGGCCTCCTTGTGGAAAAATCATTAAGGTTTCTTTGTTTTTTAGTATGTTGAAACACTTCTCAAAAATTTCTTCGTTGTTAGAAAGTTGTTGTCTGCCATCTCTAATTCTATAAATTGGCATTAAGTTTAAAGAAGCCAATGCTTTTTTTACCAAAGGTTTCGAAAATACGTCTGCTCTTACCAAAAAATGATTTTCTCTAGAACTGTTAGAAGTTACAAACAGAGGATCCATCAACGCATTTGGATGATTGATGGCAAATAGAACTGCTCCTTTTTTGGGAATATTTTCTTTCCCAAATACTTTTATTTTTTTAGCATAAAACTCCAAACTAATCTTTAAGAAAAGCTTTACACTTTCGTACCAAATTTTCTTAATCATAATTTTTTACTTGTAGTTTATTTTTGTATCGTCCCCAAAAAGTAGCTAGAGCCATTCCTGAAAACACATCCCAAATACCCCAAAAAGCTGCCAATAAAGCCATACCACCTAAACCATCAAAAAAGCCAAAAATTAATAAAAGTCCTAAACCACCATTTTGAATTCCTGTTTCCATAGCAATTGTTTTACAATCTTGTTTGTTTAAGCCAAAACTTTTTGCGGTGTAAAAACCTAGTATAAAAGCAACAATATTATGGAAAATAACTAAGGCTAACACATGGTGAATATGATTTACAAAAACATTTAAATTTTGCGAGAAAGCAATAAAAATCAACGCAATAAAAACCAACATAGAAAGCGGTTTTAACACTTTTTCAATTTTGCCAGCCATTTCATCATGATAATGTTTGATTAGCATTCCTAAAACTAAAGGAATTCCCAAAATTAAAGAAACGAGTTTTAGTAAATCTATCCAATTGAGTTCTACTGTTTTTAAAATTTCGTTAGTAGGCTCGTACATACTTCCCCAAAACTGCAAATTAAAAGGCGTCATAAAAATGCAAATTAAGGTTGCAAATGCTGTTAAACTCACAGAAAGTGCTGCATTTCCCCCAGCCATTTTACTAAAAAAGTTTGAGACATTTCCTCCAGGACACGCTGCAATCATCATCATTCCTAATGCAAAACTTGGGTGAGGCTTTATCAAAATTATCGCCAAAAAAGTAACTGCAGGTAGCAATATAAATTGCGATAAAACACCCACAAAAACTATTTTAGGATTTTGAAAAAGACGTTTAAAATCATCGACAGTAATTGCCAAAGCCACACCAAACATAATAATGGCAATGGCTATATTTAAAACCCACAAACCACTAGAATCGAAGTTTATTTTTATGGCATCTATGTCTATTTGGTTTGCTATTAGATTCAAAGTTTTTTGGTTTAAAGTTTCAGATTGAAGATTGTTTTATAACATTAGGAAAAGTCTTCAACAGGCTCAGACTAACATTCGTTGGTTAAATTGCAATTAGTAAATATTAAATTCAATATAAATTTATTTTTTTAATTCGTGTATCCGTGGCAAAAGAAAATTAAATCTTATCTCTTTTATCTAATTTTTTTCTCTCTTTTGCTGTTTCCTGTCTCAAAAACAACTAGTTTCTATTCATCAACATACAGAGTCAATTCGTAAACGCATATTCAATAATATTCGAACCCATTTTTAGGGCTGTTTCTCTAACTTCTTTAGGGTTTTTGTGTATAATTTGATCTTCCCAACCATCACTCAAATCAGTTTCATAATCATAAAAAACGATGAGTCGTCCTTCATAAAATAAACCAAAACCTTGTGCTGGTTTTTTATCATGTTCATGAATTTTAGGAATGCCTTCAGGAAATTTAAATGTCTGGTTATAAATAGGGTGATTGCTTGGAATTTCTTGAAACTCCAAAGTTGGGAATACTTTTTTAAGTTCGGCTCTTATAAATTTATCCAAACCATAATTGTCGGAAATATGTAAAAATCCACCAGAAATTAAATAGTTTTTTAAGTTGGTTGCTTCTTCATCTGTAAAAAACACATTTCCATGTCCTGTCATAAATAATATTGGGAAATTAAAAATATCTTCGCTATTTACAGCTACAGATTGTGGATTTTCAGCAATATTTGTTTTTATATTTTGATTGGTAAATTCAACCAAGTTCGGAATTGCAGTTGGGTTTGCATACCAATCTCCACCACCATTATATTTTAAAATGGCAATATCTTGTGCGTTTGTTTGCAGAAAGATTAATAAAATAAGTATTGAAGTAAATTGCTTCATAAATTTTAAAAAATGAATTTGAAGCAAGATAGTAAATTCAAGTTTGAAGACTTCAAAACTCATTTAAAATTTTACGACTTTAATTTAAAATATTCTGATAAAAAACGGGAAGTTTAGTTTTTAAAAAAAAACACTAACTATGAGATTTCTCAATCGCCTAAAAAGGCTCATTTCGAAATGACATTTGAGAGAGCATAAAAAAGTAATTAAAAATCACTCATTTATAAAAGAAATCAAATTCACAGCAACCAAACCAGCAGTTTCTGTTCTTAATCTGCTTTCGCCTAAAGAAATAGGAGTGTATTTTTTAGTCAATGCTTTTGTAATTTCTTGAGGAGAAAAATCGCCTTCAGGACCAATTAAAATGGTTAATTTTTCTGATGGATTTACAACAGATTTTAATGGGTTTTTTAAATTAGAATCTTCACAATGAGCAATACAAAGTGTGCCTTCATTTTTTTGATTGATAAAATCCCCAAATTTTATAGGTTCATTAATTTTTGGTAGTGTAAATTTTAAAGACTGTTTCATTGCAGCTTGAATGATTTTTTCAAATCGTTCTAATTTTACATTTCTACGTTCGGAATTACTGCAAATTAGTGGCGTAATTTCATCAATCCCAATTTCTGTGGCTTTCTCTAAAAACCATTCAAATCTGTCGTTACTTTTTGTGGGTGCAATTGCAATATGCAGATAATAATCCCAAGGTTTTGGTTTTTGTTGAACTGCAATTATTTCAGCAATGCATTTTTTATCGCTGGCAATCATAATTTTGGCATCAAACAAAAAACCTTTTCCATTGGTGATTTGCAAAATATCATCTTCTTTTTTTCTTAAAACACGAACAATATGTCTGCTTTCAATTTTATCAAAAGTTAGTTGCTTAGTTTCTGTAGAAATATCTGAATTGTAAAATAATTGCATGGTTATCGGTTCAAGGTTTAAGGTTTCAAGTTCAAAGTTCTTACAGTTGTGTTTTAACGGTTCAAGGTTTAAAGTTTAAGATTTAAAGTTCTTATTGTTGTGCTTAAAGGATTCAAGGTTTAAGGTTTCAAGTTCAAAGTTATTACTGTTGTGCTTAGACGATTCAAGATTGAAAGTTTAAAATTCAAAGTTTAAGAGAAATTCCTAAATGTCAGTTCGAGTGAAATTTCTTTTTCAGAAATTTTGTATCGAGAACTCGTTTAAATTTCAAAAGTTTGAACATCCCTGATTAGAGTTGACCGTTTTTAGTTATTTATTTCGTTGTTAAAAATAGTAATATTTGGTTTATTATTATTTGATAAAGTTGCCCAATATTTTTCAAATTCTACAGGATTCATATTAGGTAAATGTTTATGAGTTCTAGTGTTATTGTAATTTTCCACTGCCTTTTTTACATTATTTTTTAATTGATTAAATGTTTTAGGGTTCCAGTAGCTTAAATATTCTTCTTTTATAGTTCTATTGATTCTTTCTGCATACGCATTATCTAAGCCACTATAACACATACTTATCTTGGTTTGATTCAATTTTAAAAGGTCTAAATATTTGCCATAAGTATATTGACTTCCTCTATCTGAATGATGGATTATAGGAGCCTGATTATCTTTCAAAGCCATTTTTAAAGCAGTTAAATTAGCTTCTGCTCTCATATTATCTGACACTTTATAACCTACAATTTTTTTTGTGTAAACATCTATTATAAATACTGCATAATAATGTTTACCATTTAAAGGTAAGTAAGTAATATCTGATTGCCATACATTACTAGGTTTGTCAATTTTTAATCCTTTTATTAAATTTGGATAAAACTTTTTACCAGCAATAGTGGTTCTTTTATAATTCTTAACCTTTTTAATTCTGTAACCTAAACTCATCATAGTATTTACAAATCGATCACGTCCTATAAATTCAGGATTTAATATAGTGTACATTTTTTCTACTCCACAACCAGG
The DNA window shown above is from Polaribacter sp. Hel_I_88 and carries:
- a CDS encoding lysophospholipid acyltransferase family protein; the protein is MIKKIWYESVKLFLKISLEFYAKKIKVFGKENIPKKGAVLFAINHPNALMDPLFVTSNSSRENHFLVRADVFSKPLVKKALASLNLMPIYRIRDGRQQLSNNEEIFEKCFNILKNKETLMIFPQGGHCRDRTIQPLSKGFTRIVFGALEGNPDLEITVLPVGITYQNSSQYPSKVCVKFGDQINSREIFNTNEKPKAINILKNEVSKQLKKLTVHIPNDEHYATTLAKLNAANVDFTEVEKVNKMITENNFPNPVKKQSNFLKPLFYLILLNSIFPFLIWKKMSKNIKEIEFIDTMKYAVNVISFPVFYSFQAFVVHFFFGWNIALIYFISSLVLVLMYTKLTVTNTES
- a CDS encoding bile acid:sodium symporter family protein; translation: MANQIDIDAIKINFDSSGLWVLNIAIAIIMFGVALAITVDDFKRLFQNPKIVFVGVLSQFILLPAVTFLAIILIKPHPSFALGMMMIAACPGGNVSNFFSKMAGGNAALSVSLTAFATLICIFMTPFNLQFWGSMYEPTNEILKTVELNWIDLLKLVSLILGIPLVLGMLIKHYHDEMAGKIEKVLKPLSMLVFIALIFIAFSQNLNVFVNHIHHVLALVIFHNIVAFILGFYTAKSFGLNKQDCKTIAMETGIQNGGLGLLLIFGFFDGLGGMALLAAFWGIWDVFSGMALATFWGRYKNKLQVKNYD
- a CDS encoding DUF4159 domain-containing protein; translated protein: MKQFTSILILLIFLQTNAQDIAILKYNGGGDWYANPTAIPNLVEFTNQNIKTNIAENPQSVAVNSEDIFNFPILFMTGHGNVFFTDEEATNLKNYLISGGFLHISDNYGLDKFIRAELKKVFPTLEFQEIPSNHPIYNQTFKFPEGIPKIHEHDKKPAQGFGLFYEGRLIVFYDYETDLSDGWEDQIIHKNPKEVRETALKMGSNIIEYAFTN
- a CDS encoding 16S rRNA (uracil(1498)-N(3))-methyltransferase, with the translated sequence MQLFYNSDISTETKQLTFDKIESRHIVRVLRKKEDDILQITNGKGFLFDAKIMIASDKKCIAEIIAVQQKPKPWDYYLHIAIAPTKSNDRFEWFLEKATEIGIDEITPLICSNSERRNVKLERFEKIIQAAMKQSLKFTLPKINEPIKFGDFINQKNEGTLCIAHCEDSNLKNPLKSVVNPSEKLTILIGPEGDFSPQEITKALTKKYTPISLGESRLRTETAGLVAVNLISFINE
- a CDS encoding IS3 family transposase, with translation MNQLYKVIDISKQAVYQYEKRQAIFDHQLSQLILEADDLRLDHPGCGVEKMYTILNPEFIGRDRFVNTMMSLGYRIKKVKNYKRTTIAGKKFYPNLIKGLKIDKPSNVWQSDITYLPLNGKHYYAVFIIDVYTKKIVGYKVSDNMRAEANLTALKMALKDNQAPIIHHSDRGSQYTYGKYLDLLKLNQTKISMCYSGLDNAYAERINRTIKEEYLSYWNPKTFNQLKNNVKKAVENYNNTRTHKHLPNMNPVEFEKYWATLSNNNKPNITIFNNEINN